The following DNA comes from Neovison vison isolate M4711 chromosome 13, ASM_NN_V1, whole genome shotgun sequence.
CTTGAAATGGATGAGATGCCAAAATGAGGTAATCAAGTATTGATAATGTTAATCTAAGAAGCATGTCCCACCACTGAAGACAGAGCTTTTTGACATGGGATTGATCTATCTGGAAGTCCCTTCTGGGCAGCCCTGTTAGATATTCCCATTATCTGCTACATCAGAACCTCTGAAGAATTCTGACTTACACTCAAGATGATGTCTCTGACACCTGCAAGGTTCTGAAGGAGCTTCCAAATCAAAGAAAGGTCACATGATGCCTGGTATTATTTTAGCATTAGTTTATATTACACAGCgattatttaaaattcagtagTCCATATTTGGGCTCAATGATAGCTGTATCAGTCTTATTGTTTTCTTACCTAGAACATCCCATTCTCCCAATAGGCTTGTTgtacaaccaaaaccaaaatgggGACAGTGGGTTCTTGAAATCTAATCAGCCGGGAGGAAAGATCCCAGTGACCATATCCCTGATAGAAGATCCCAAGTGTGTTTCAACACAACCCAAACATTTCTTATCGTAACATCCTCTTGAAGACCAAATATTCCAAACTCTTAGTTTTTTGTAGGCTTTAGAGTGATTTTTCACTTAGCTAGCCCTCCACTTGCTTACTGTCTTCTATATGCATTTGTCCAACTTGGATTGGCTGTTGAGTACCAGCAGGGGTATCCCAATTCTACTTCCTAGACTGTCCTTTAGGGACTTGGAAACGGAAGGTAGTGCAGTTCTTTCTGGCCATCCGCCAGGCTTGGGACTCCTGGCTTCTTGGGGTAAGTTCGACTGGCGATATTAAAGAACTCTTCTGCTGCATCGAGAGCAATGAGACAGTCCACAACAAAGAGGTATCTCTCCGAGAGCTCCCAGTTTGTTGGAAAAATACTGGTTTCTTCAGCCAGTTTTAACAATATCTCCCGAGCCTTCCTTGTGTTTTTAGAATCACTAATGGTGCTGAGTTTCATCAGGGACAACAAAGAGTCAGCTTCCTTTTGAAAACCTAAATCCCCTAAGATGCGTTTCCATCTATTTCCCACTTCCCTCCGGATCTGCCGCAGGGTGTAGATATCGTAGTTGAGTTTTTGCCACTCCTCTGAATCTTTGGCCTGCTGTTTTCGAACGACTATCAGATTGTACAGGATTCTGTCATCGTCTGCCTCTGTGTGGGACAGGTCATGGGGCATGCTCCACAAATTCTTGTCATCGTCTCTCGCCAGAGTTGCTCCAAATGAAGAATATGGATTGCTATCACTGACCAGGGGCTCCTTCTCCAGCGCAGCGGGCTCCTCCAGGCACGTGCACGGGCAGCAGCAGCAGACAGTCCTTAGCCAGTCCCGCGGCTCCATGGGGAGCGAGGTGCCCCGCGTCGCCGGCACACTGGGACACCGCCGTGGCGGGAAGCGAGCGCGGCTGGGGCGCAGCCACCTGGCCGGCATCCAGGTGCGGGGACCCCTCTTTGCCCTTCTAACAGGGATGAGGTaatatttctttgtggttttgatttacctTTTCATGATGATTCGTGattttgagcaccttttcatgttcatgttggccatttgtatgttttctttgaaaaaatgtctcttcagatcctttgcccatttcttaaattGGGTTACTATTTTTTTGCTCTTGCGTTGCGTGAATtcattgtatattttggatattaaagcGCCTTATCAGATTTGTGgtttgcaaatagcttctccctttccacagGTTGCCTTATATCTTGATGATTTCTTTCGCTGTGCAGTCAAGGAGCTTCTGGCTT
Coding sequences within:
- the LOC122893585 gene encoding melanoregulin-like, yielding MEPRDWLRTVCCCCPCTCLEEPAALEKEPLVSDSNPYSSFGATLARDDDKNLWSMPHDLSHTEADDDRILYNLIVVRKQQAKDSEEWQKLNYDIYTLRQIRREVGNRWKRILGDLGFQKEADSLLSLMKLSTISDSKNTRKAREILLKLAEETSIFPTNWELSERYLFVVDCLIALDAAEEFFNIASRTYPKKPGVPSLADGQKELHYLPFPSP